From the genome of Marinobacter sp. F4206:
TACCTCAAGTCCCACTCCATGGGTGAGTACGTGTTCGACTGGGCCTGGGCAGACGCCTATCAGCGCCATGGCCTGGATTACTACCCAAAACTTCTGATCGCCATTCCGTTCACTCCCTCTCAGGGCCCCCGGCTGCTGATGGACCCGGGGCTCCGGCAACACGTCGGCTCCGGCGAGCTCCCGGAGCTATTGGACAGGCTCATATCACAGCTGGGCGCCCACTCCTGGCACCTTCTGTTCCCCGATGCCGCAGACCGGGCGCTGCTTGAGCAAGAAGATGATCTGCATCGGATCGGTTGCCAGTTCCACTGGCACAATCGGGACTACCGTTGTTTCGACGACTTCCTCGCGCAACTGACCTCCCGCAAACGTAAATCCATCCGCAAGGAACGCCGTCAGGTGGCTGAACAGGACATCACCTTTCGACGGTTTCACGGGCGGGAGATTCCCGACCACGTCCTCTCTGCGTTCTATGTGTTTTACCAAGCCACATACCTCAAGCGCGGCCAGCGCCCCTACCTGAACCGGCAGTTCTTTGAACGGGTGCGGGAGAGCCTGCCCGAGCACCTGTACCTCGTGATGGCAGTCCGGGAGGGGGAGATGATCGCCGGCGCGCTGTTTTTGCGTGGTGCCGATACGTTGTATGGACGCTACTGGGGCTGCCTCGACGAATACAACCACCTGCACTTCGAAACCTGCTATTACCAGGGCATCGAAATGGCCATCGAGCTCGGCCTGGCGCACTTTGACGCCGGCGCACAGGGTGAGCACAAGCTGGTACGCGGGTTTGAACCAGTCATCACCCATTCGTGGCACGGCATCCAACACCCGGGGTTCCGCGAGGCGATCGCAGCGTTCACCGAGGATGAGGCCGAACATG
Proteins encoded in this window:
- a CDS encoding GNAT family N-acetyltransferase, which codes for MPESGHLSLNASLTVETCQSIEDIASADWEQLAGRDNPFLRYEFFQALEHSGCTCAETGWQPSHLVFRVAGKLAGVAPAYLKSHSMGEYVFDWAWADAYQRHGLDYYPKLLIAIPFTPSQGPRLLMDPGLRQHVGSGELPELLDRLISQLGAHSWHLLFPDAADRALLEQEDDLHRIGCQFHWHNRDYRCFDDFLAQLTSRKRKSIRKERRQVAEQDITFRRFHGREIPDHVLSAFYVFYQATYLKRGQRPYLNRQFFERVRESLPEHLYLVMAVREGEMIAGALFLRGADTLYGRYWGCLDEYNHLHFETCYYQGIEMAIELGLAHFDAGAQGEHKLVRGFEPVITHSWHGIQHPGFREAIAAFTEDEAEHVAGYYEEALTLLPFRQRNGD